One Oncorhynchus mykiss isolate Arlee chromosome 25, USDA_OmykA_1.1, whole genome shotgun sequence genomic window, ctacacctgGGACTGGCCGTACCACAGatcctctgtctgcctctctactagtgagtaacacacacacacagctacacttGGGACTGGCCGTACCACAGatcctctgtctgcctctctactAGTGAGTAACACACACAGTGTTCAGAGTTGACTATAATGTGGTATTCTTATGCAAATAGGAATGTAGTTTGACAGAGAGAAATAATAatgataactctctctctctcagttctatTCCTGAGTCTCCTCGCTGGCTGCTCctgaagaggagagcagagactCTGGAGGGGTATAGGAGACACAGTCCTGAGGACAAACGCTTTCTAGATctggtacaaacacacacacacacacacacacacacacacatcagtgttCCCTAACCCAACTCAAGCCTGTGTGTGGTCTTTCTGACCTAGTTGTTGGACACAGAGGGGAAGGACCTGCTGGAAGTccacctggagacacacacactggagactgGCACACCtgacaatgagacacacacactggagactgACACACCtgacaatgagacacacacactggagactgACACACCTGACAATGAGACACACCCACTGGAGACTGACAAACCTGACAATGAGACACACCCTCTTGAGACTGACACACCTGACAGTGAGACACACCCACTGGAGACTGACACACCTGACAATGAGACACACCCACTTGAGACTGACACACCTGACaataagacacacacaccaaaggcAGACACACAAACATGGGAGGAACACACACTTTCCCACTGCGGACACATGAGAAGTCCCACCATCCTACTGCGCCTGGTCATCTTGAGTTACATTGggtaggtcagtgtgtgtgtgtgtgtgtgtgtgtgtgtgtgtgtgtgtgtgagagaggctgTCAGATTCTACCTCTGTATTCTATTTGACAGGTCTGTTCTACAGTATTTGTCTGATGCGTCCttcccccctgtgtgtgtgtgttaggctaGCATCAGCCCTGACGTACTACGGTATCTGTATGAATGTTGGGCGGTTCGGGGTGGATGTCTTCCTGGCTCAATTCTTCAGCGGCCTATCAGAGGCTCCCTGCCTGCTCGTCCCATTCCTATTGGCTCGCTGGGGCAGACGCCCAATTAGCATGCTATCCCTGTTCCTCAGTGGCTCCTTCTGCCTGCTGTCCCTGCTCGCATCACGCTTCTAcggtaagcacacacacacacacacacacacacacaccacacacacctccagtgatccaacagtgtgtgtgtgtgtgtgtgtagctgtcccAGGGTTGGTGATAACTCTGGCCCTGGTGGGGAAGCTGTGTATGCAGACcactgtgtttgtctctgtacTCTACGGCATCGAACTCTTCCCTACGCTCATCAGgtacggagtgtgtgtgtgtgtcaaaatcaaatcaaatgttatttgtcacatacacatggttagcagatgttaatgcgagtgtagcgaaatgcttgtgcttctagttccgacaatgcagtaataaccaacaagtaatctaactaacaattccaaaactactgtcttgtacagtagttgtaaggggataaagaatatgtacataaggatatatgaatgagtgatggtacagagcggcataggcaagatacagtagatggtatcgagtacagtatgtacaaatgagatgagtatgtaaacaaagtggcatagttaaagtggctagtgatacatgtattacataaggatacagtcgatgatatagagtacagtatatacatatacatatgagatgaataatgtagggtatgtaaacattatattaggtagcattgtttaaagtggctagtgatatattttacatcatttcccatcaattcccattattaaagtggctggagttgagtcagtgttttggcagcagccactcaatgttagtggtggctgtttaacagtctgatggccttgagatagaagctgtttttcagtctctcggtcccagctttgatgcacctgtactgacctcgccttctggatgatagcggggtgaacaggcagtggctcgggtggttgttgtccttgatgatctttatggccttcctgtgacatcgggtggtgtaggtgtcctggagggcaggtagtttgcccccggtgatgcgttgtgcggacctcactaccctctggagagccttacggttgtgggcggagcagttgccgtaccaggcggtgatacagcccgccaggatgctctcgattgtgcatctgtagaagtttgtgagtgcttttggtgacaagccaaatttcttcagcctcctgaggttgaagaggcgctgctgcgccttcttcacgatgctgtctgtgtgggtggaccaattcagtttgtctgtgatgtgtacgccgaggaacttaaaacttactaccctctccactactgttccatcgatgtgg contains:
- the LOC110505917 gene encoding solute carrier family 22 member 13 isoform X3; this translates as MAPLQFAVYWRLALIFFFMAFLFFLDLFAVSRATSSCNNVPGELPAASRTFGEVSSSAHTQNWTTWEVREVNGSLLQVLLPQQDDITGGNDTERENGTVCMDPEVMSYSQTIYMTGLLLGSLFGGAISDRYGKRAVLLVCVCVNAVTAVLPAVLPHALLFLTLRCLAGVSCCCINICSFSLGVEWSLPRYRIWPPALLSFSFSLGMMALAPLAYLTHTWTQLHLGLAVPQILCLPLFYSIPESPRWLLLKRRAETLEGYRRHSPEDKRFLDLLLDTEGKDLLEVHLETHTLETGTPDNETHTLETDTPDNETHTLETDTPDNETHPLETDKPDNETHPLETDTPDSETHPLETDTPDNETHPLETDTPDNKTHTPKADTQTWEEHTLSHCGHMRSPTILLRLVILSYIGLASALTYYGICMNVGRFGVDVFLAQFFSGLSEAPCLLVPFLLARWGRRPISMLSLFLSGSFCLLSLLASRFYAVPGLVITLALVGKLCMQTTVFVSVLYGIELFPTLIRCSADAPADKGCPFLGDTDPEKPSHNPQDLN